From the genome of Azospira restricta, one region includes:
- a CDS encoding DEAD/DEAH box helicase has product MRFDELGLAPEILRAIADQGYTEPTPIQQKAIPLVMAGKDIMGGAQTGTGKTAAFTLPLLQRLLPLASPSPSPARHPVRALILAPTRELAIQVHENLQSYAKYTAFRTLCVYGGVDIKPQIEAIRKGVEFLVATPGRLLDLVEQKCLNFQSVQALVLDEADRMLDMGFIPDVTRIINLLPKETRQSLLFSATFSNEIKKLADTMLKSPELVEVAKRNTVSETITHRVHPVSAEAKRALLTKLLKSDEYDQVLVFTRTKQETGKLARELAKSGIAADAIHGDKSQSERLKALEAFKDGTVKVLVATDVAARGLDIDELPHVINFELPHTPEDYVHRIGRTGRAGRKGTAVSLVSADEVQYLVDIEKLIKLQVEQVVIPGFAPEYDYEYPPTGRKKHHRRPEAGAPVVAPVAAPRREPREAREPRAPRHAKRNVAPDGFDFSAPYVEKELEPRGEVPQDDKPHAKPDPHKPKRPVAALLGGLGKRA; this is encoded by the coding sequence ATGCGCTTTGACGAGCTCGGCCTTGCGCCCGAAATCCTCCGCGCCATCGCCGACCAGGGTTACACCGAGCCGACGCCGATCCAGCAGAAGGCCATTCCGTTGGTGATGGCCGGCAAGGACATCATGGGCGGCGCCCAGACCGGTACCGGCAAGACCGCCGCGTTCACGCTGCCGCTCTTGCAGCGCCTGCTGCCGCTGGCCAGCCCGAGCCCGTCGCCGGCGCGCCACCCGGTGCGCGCGCTGATCCTGGCGCCGACGCGCGAACTGGCGATCCAGGTGCACGAGAACCTGCAGTCCTACGCCAAATACACCGCGTTCCGCACGCTGTGCGTCTATGGCGGCGTCGACATCAAGCCGCAGATCGAGGCGATCCGGAAGGGCGTCGAGTTCCTCGTCGCCACCCCGGGCCGGCTGCTCGACCTGGTCGAGCAGAAGTGCCTGAACTTCCAGAGCGTGCAGGCGCTGGTGCTCGACGAAGCCGACCGCATGCTCGACATGGGCTTCATCCCCGACGTCACGCGCATCATCAACCTGCTGCCGAAGGAGACGCGGCAGAGCCTGCTCTTCTCGGCGACCTTCTCGAACGAGATCAAGAAGCTCGCCGACACGATGCTGAAGTCGCCGGAACTGGTCGAAGTGGCGAAGCGCAACACCGTCTCCGAGACGATCACCCACCGCGTGCACCCGGTGTCGGCCGAGGCCAAGCGGGCGCTGCTGACCAAGCTCCTGAAGTCGGACGAATACGACCAGGTGCTGGTGTTCACGCGCACCAAGCAGGAGACCGGCAAGCTCGCGCGCGAGCTGGCGAAGTCGGGCATCGCCGCCGATGCGATCCACGGCGACAAGTCGCAATCGGAGCGGCTGAAGGCGCTGGAAGCGTTCAAGGACGGCACGGTCAAGGTGCTCGTCGCCACCGACGTCGCCGCGCGCGGCCTCGACATCGACGAACTGCCGCACGTGATCAACTTCGAGCTGCCGCACACGCCCGAGGACTACGTGCACCGCATCGGCCGCACCGGCCGCGCCGGCAGGAAGGGCACCGCGGTGTCGCTGGTCTCGGCCGACGAGGTGCAGTACCTGGTCGACATCGAGAAGCTGATCAAGCTGCAGGTCGAGCAGGTGGTGATCCCCGGCTTCGCGCCGGAGTACGACTACGAGTACCCGCCGACCGGCAGGAAGAAGCACCATCGCCGGCCGGAGGCGGGTGCGCCGGTCGTGGCGCCGGTGGCGGCACCGCGCCGCGAACCGCGCGAAGCCCGCGAACCGCGCGCGCCGCGCCATGCGAAGCGCAACGTGGCGCCGGACGGCTTCGACTTCAGCGCGCCCTACGTGGAGAAGGAGCTGGAGCCGCGCGGCGAAGTGCCGCAGGACGACAAGCCGCACGCCAAGCCCGACCCGCACAAGCCGAAACGGCCGGTCGCCGCGCTGCTCGGCGGCCTCGGCAAGCGCGCCTGA
- a CDS encoding RelA/SpoT domain-containing protein → MTVWAEPKFDKEAINSAGKMLVRSARENWANWGIDDWEEYSNAIDVINNWRGSHGYPLNTFQVNLRNTCRRFEQDALIAQRIKRLSSIRHKLDRFPSMKLSQMQDLGGCRAILSNVTNVFRVFDYYQNESSAKHIQASVDDYISAPKSSGYRGIHLVYRYFSDKKKAMYNGLKIEMQLRSRYQHAWATAVETAGMFSGQALKSSLGSEDWKRFFSLIGSAIALRERAPLVPDTPARSSELFSELRHYADKLKVQDRLREYGKALRYLTDAQDGAHYYLLQLDPKNGTLLVTGFKQNQVELAEKTYAQAEQLAKDKAETDAVLVSVESVTALSRAYPNYFADTRLFLVLLEQALSGRSRSIRLPSLKLEQLPLPLTE, encoded by the coding sequence ATGACTGTTTGGGCAGAACCTAAATTCGACAAAGAGGCTATCAACTCTGCTGGCAAGATGCTCGTGCGGTCTGCCCGTGAAAACTGGGCGAACTGGGGGATAGACGATTGGGAAGAATATTCGAACGCCATTGATGTTATTAATAATTGGCGCGGTTCGCATGGATATCCACTCAATACGTTCCAGGTGAATCTTCGCAATACCTGTCGACGGTTTGAGCAGGACGCGCTCATCGCGCAGCGAATTAAGCGGCTTTCCTCTATTCGCCACAAGCTTGATCGATTCCCATCAATGAAGTTGTCCCAGATGCAAGACCTGGGTGGGTGCCGGGCGATCTTGAGTAACGTTACAAATGTCTTCAGGGTTTTCGACTACTACCAAAACGAAAGTTCTGCTAAACACATACAAGCGTCTGTTGACGACTACATTAGCGCCCCTAAGTCATCCGGGTATAGGGGAATCCATTTGGTATATCGCTACTTCTCAGATAAGAAGAAAGCGATGTACAACGGACTAAAAATTGAAATGCAATTACGGTCCAGGTACCAGCATGCTTGGGCAACCGCCGTTGAGACCGCCGGTATGTTTTCTGGCCAAGCGCTAAAGTCAAGCTTAGGAAGCGAGGACTGGAAGCGGTTTTTTTCGCTGATCGGCTCGGCAATCGCGCTGCGCGAGCGTGCACCGCTAGTACCTGACACACCGGCTAGGTCTTCCGAACTATTTTCAGAGCTGCGGCACTATGCTGACAAACTCAAGGTGCAGGACCGTCTTCGCGAATACGGTAAAGCACTTCGCTACCTTACGGATGCACAGGATGGTGCTCACTACTATCTGTTACAGCTTGACCCGAAGAATGGCACGCTGCTTGTAACCGGATTTAAACAGAATCAGGTTGAATTAGCAGAGAAGACATACGCCCAAGCGGAACAGCTTGCGAAGGACAAAGCGGAAACGGATGCAGTTCTGGTGTCTGTTGAATCTGTTACCGCATTGAGTCGTGCGTATCCCAACTACTTTGCGGATACGCGCCTGTTCTTAGTGCTGCTTGAACAAGCTCTGTCTGGTCGTTCGCGCTCGATTCGGTTGCCCAGCCTAAAGCTAGAGCAACTACCACTTCCACTAACGGAATAG
- the alaS gene encoding alanine--tRNA ligase codes for MKSAEIRQQFLKFFESKGHQIVASSSLVPHDDPTLLFTNAGMNQFKDVFLGFDKRPYTRATTSQKCVRAGGKHNDLENVGYTARHHTFFEMLGNFSFGDYFKRDAIKYAWELLTEVYKLPKERLMVTVYAEDDEAFDIWTKEIGVPVDKVVRIGDNKGARYASDNFWMMGDTGPCGPCTEIFYDHGEHIPGGPPGSPDEDGDRFIEIWNNVFMQFNRDEAGVMHPLPKPSVDTGMGLERIAAVLQHVHANYEIDLFQNLIKAAVRETNSKDADGPSLRVLADHIRACSFLIADGVIPGNEGRGFVLRRIIRRAIRHGWKLGVRQPFFHRMVPDLVAEMGEAYPELKAGEARIMDMLKLEEERFFATIEHGMAILDGELAAMAASGSTVFNGETAFKLHDTYGFPLDLTADICREKQFSVDAAAFDAAMARQKEQARAAGKFKMAAQLDYDGPATTFHGYDMLETKGNVLALYKDGAAVNELVEGEMGVVVLDDTPFYAESGGQVGDRGVLQSVHGIFAVEDTQKLQAAVFGHHGVVKTGKITVGNGVSAKVDIAARARTARHHSATHLMHKALREVLGGHVQQKGSLVDPDKTRFDFAHHQPMTEAEIRKVEAIVNAEILANAATEARVMKIDDAQKSGAMMLFGEKYGDEVRVLSIGSSKELCGGTHVERTGDIGLLKIVGESGVAAGVRRVEAVCGDVALAWLAAQQDTLAAVTGALKAQPQEVVAKVNQLVDQARALEKELARLKSKLASSQGDDLAAQAADVKGVKVLAATLEGADVPTLRETMDKLKDKLKSAAIVLAAVDGDKVSLIAGVTSDLTGKVKAGELVNAVAQQVGGKGGGRPDMAQAGGTNPAALPAALASVKGWVEGRV; via the coding sequence ATGAAAAGCGCCGAAATCCGCCAGCAGTTCCTCAAGTTCTTCGAATCGAAGGGCCACCAGATCGTGGCCTCCAGCTCGCTCGTGCCGCACGACGACCCGACGCTGCTGTTCACCAACGCCGGCATGAACCAGTTCAAGGACGTCTTCCTCGGCTTCGACAAGCGCCCCTATACCCGCGCGACGACCTCGCAGAAGTGCGTGCGCGCCGGCGGCAAGCACAACGACCTCGAGAACGTCGGCTACACCGCGCGCCACCACACCTTCTTCGAGATGCTCGGCAACTTCTCGTTCGGCGACTACTTCAAGCGCGACGCGATCAAGTACGCCTGGGAGCTGTTGACCGAGGTCTACAAGCTGCCCAAGGAGCGGCTGATGGTCACCGTCTACGCCGAGGACGACGAGGCCTTCGACATCTGGACCAAGGAGATCGGCGTGCCGGTCGACAAGGTCGTGCGCATCGGCGACAACAAGGGCGCGCGCTACGCCTCCGACAACTTCTGGATGATGGGCGACACCGGTCCCTGCGGCCCGTGTACCGAGATTTTCTACGACCACGGCGAGCACATCCCGGGCGGCCCCCCGGGCTCGCCGGACGAGGACGGCGACCGCTTCATCGAGATCTGGAACAACGTGTTCATGCAGTTCAACCGCGACGAGGCCGGCGTCATGCACCCGCTGCCGAAGCCCTCGGTCGACACCGGCATGGGCCTCGAGCGCATCGCCGCCGTGCTGCAGCACGTGCATGCCAACTACGAGATCGACCTGTTCCAGAACCTGATCAAGGCAGCGGTGCGCGAAACGAATTCGAAGGACGCCGACGGCCCGTCGCTGCGCGTGCTCGCCGACCACATCCGCGCCTGCTCGTTCCTGATCGCCGACGGCGTCATCCCGGGCAACGAGGGCCGCGGCTTCGTGCTCCGCCGCATCATTCGCCGCGCCATCCGCCACGGCTGGAAGCTCGGCGTGCGCCAGCCCTTCTTCCACCGGATGGTGCCGGACCTGGTCGCCGAGATGGGCGAGGCCTATCCCGAGCTGAAGGCCGGCGAGGCGCGCATCATGGACATGCTGAAGCTCGAGGAGGAGCGCTTCTTCGCGACCATCGAGCACGGCATGGCCATTCTCGACGGCGAACTGGCCGCGATGGCGGCGTCCGGCAGCACCGTGTTCAACGGCGAGACCGCGTTCAAGCTGCACGACACCTACGGCTTCCCGCTCGACCTCACCGCCGACATCTGCCGCGAGAAGCAGTTCTCGGTCGATGCCGCCGCCTTCGACGCGGCGATGGCGCGGCAGAAGGAGCAGGCGCGCGCCGCCGGCAAGTTCAAGATGGCCGCACAGCTCGACTACGACGGCCCGGCGACGACCTTCCACGGCTACGACATGCTCGAGACCAAGGGCAACGTGCTGGCGCTGTACAAGGACGGCGCCGCGGTGAATGAACTCGTCGAAGGCGAGATGGGCGTCGTCGTCCTCGACGACACGCCGTTCTACGCCGAGTCCGGCGGCCAGGTCGGCGACCGCGGCGTGCTGCAGTCGGTGCACGGCATCTTCGCGGTCGAGGACACGCAGAAGCTGCAGGCCGCCGTCTTCGGCCACCACGGTGTGGTCAAGACCGGCAAGATCACCGTCGGCAACGGCGTCAGCGCCAAGGTCGACATCGCCGCCCGCGCGCGCACCGCGCGCCACCACTCGGCCACGCACCTGATGCACAAGGCGCTGCGCGAGGTGCTCGGCGGCCACGTGCAGCAGAAGGGCTCGCTGGTCGACCCGGACAAGACGCGCTTCGACTTCGCGCACCACCAGCCGATGACCGAGGCCGAGATCCGCAAGGTCGAGGCCATCGTCAATGCCGAGATCCTCGCCAACGCCGCCACCGAGGCGCGCGTGATGAAGATCGACGACGCGCAGAAGTCCGGCGCGATGATGCTCTTCGGCGAGAAGTACGGCGACGAGGTGCGCGTGCTCTCCATCGGCTCGTCGAAGGAACTGTGCGGCGGCACGCACGTCGAGCGCACCGGCGACATCGGCCTGCTGAAGATCGTCGGCGAGAGCGGTGTCGCCGCCGGCGTGCGCCGCGTCGAGGCGGTCTGTGGCGACGTCGCGCTGGCCTGGCTGGCCGCGCAGCAGGATACGCTCGCCGCCGTCACCGGCGCCCTGAAGGCGCAGCCGCAGGAAGTGGTGGCCAAGGTCAACCAGCTCGTCGACCAGGCGAGGGCGCTGGAGAAGGAACTGGCGCGGCTGAAGTCGAAGCTTGCTTCCAGCCAGGGCGACGACCTCGCCGCGCAGGCCGCCGACGTCAAGGGCGTCAAGGTGCTGGCGGCGACGCTGGAAGGCGCCGACGTGCCGACGCTGCGCGAGACGATGGACAAGCTGAAGGACAAGCTGAAGTCGGCGGCGATCGTGCTCGCCGCCGTCGACGGCGACAAGGTCAGCCTGATCGCCGGCGTCACGTCCGACCTGACGGGCAAGGTGAAGGCCGGCGAACTGGTCAATGCCGTCGCCCAGCAGGTCGGCGGCAAGGGCGGCGGCCGCCCGGACATGGCGCAGGCCGGCGGCACCAACCCGGCGGCGCTGCCGGCGGCGCTGGCCTCGGTCAAGGGCTGGGTCGAAGGCCGCGTCTGA
- the ugpQ gene encoding glycerophosphodiester phosphodiesterase, with the protein MPQAMTPAAPPLPRVFAHRCGGALAPENTLAGLRAAAARGFTAVEFDVMLSADGTPVLIHDETLERTTNGRGRVCETPDAVLFALDAGGGERIPTLAEAAALCAELGLFANIEIKPAAGYELATGETVASFVADHWRGVPPLLSSFSRQALAAARRVAPQLRYGLLFEAVPRNWRRQMDEVGATTLHCAADCVRDTTIAAAAVAGVPVLCYTVNDPQAAQRLFARGVSGLFTDRLDPRDPLAAVA; encoded by the coding sequence GTGCCGCAGGCGATGACTCCGGCCGCGCCGCCGCTGCCCCGCGTCTTCGCGCACCGCTGCGGCGGTGCGCTGGCGCCGGAAAACACGCTGGCCGGGCTGCGCGCTGCCGCGGCGCGCGGCTTCACGGCAGTCGAGTTCGACGTGATGCTGTCGGCCGACGGCACGCCGGTGCTGATCCACGACGAAACGCTGGAGCGCACCACCAACGGCCGCGGCCGCGTCTGCGAGACGCCCGACGCCGTGCTCTTCGCGCTCGACGCCGGCGGCGGCGAGCGCATCCCGACGCTGGCCGAGGCGGCCGCGCTGTGCGCCGAGCTCGGCCTCTTCGCCAACATCGAGATCAAGCCGGCGGCCGGGTACGAGCTCGCCACCGGCGAGACGGTGGCGAGCTTCGTCGCCGATCACTGGCGCGGCGTGCCGCCGCTGCTCTCCTCCTTCTCGCGGCAGGCGCTCGCCGCCGCCCGCCGCGTCGCGCCGCAGCTCCGCTACGGCCTGCTGTTCGAGGCGGTGCCGAGGAACTGGCGGCGGCAGATGGACGAGGTCGGCGCGACGACGCTGCATTGCGCCGCCGATTGCGTCCGTGACACGACGATCGCCGCGGCCGCCGTCGCCGGCGTGCCGGTGCTGTGCTACACGGTGAACGACCCGCAGGCGGCGCAGCGCCTGTTCGCGCGCGGCGTTTCCGGGCTCTTCACCGACCGCCTCGATCCCCGCGACCCCCTCGCCGCCGTCGCCTGA
- a CDS encoding bacteriohemerythrin, with protein sequence MAVADCASILVSDVPRIDAQHRRLFELAATFADGGDQIRMMKSLAILCDHVKTHFREEEEMMAACGFPGLDEHRRQHGECRRMLVELLARAMTMSLDQIADEVQRLIHGWIYNHILTADCAYAVYLKAMPDRASTAPAG encoded by the coding sequence ATGGCTGTCGCCGACTGCGCGTCGATCCTCGTTTCCGACGTGCCGCGCATCGATGCGCAGCATCGTCGGCTGTTCGAGCTGGCCGCGACCTTCGCCGACGGCGGCGACCAGATCCGCATGATGAAGTCGCTGGCGATCCTCTGCGACCACGTGAAGACGCATTTCCGCGAGGAAGAGGAGATGATGGCGGCCTGCGGCTTTCCCGGCCTCGACGAGCACCGGCGCCAGCACGGCGAATGCCGGAGGATGCTGGTCGAACTGCTGGCGCGGGCGATGACGATGAGCCTCGACCAGATCGCCGACGAGGTGCAGCGGCTGATCCACGGCTGGATCTACAACCACATCCTGACCGCCGACTGCGCGTATGCGGTCTACCTGAAGGCGATGCCGGATCGCGCGTCGACGGCGCCGGCCGGGTGA
- a CDS encoding acyl-CoA dehydrogenase encodes MSRFNWEDPLLLEDQLSDEERMVRDAARAWAQAKLAPRVLEAFRHERTDPSIFREMGELGLLGSTISGYGCPGASYVVYGLVAREIERVDSGYRSMMSVQSSLAMYPIAAFGSEAQKQRWLPAMAKGEKIGCFGLTEPDHGSDPGSMASRAKQVAGGWSLSGSKMWITNSPIADVMVVWAKDEAGDIRGFLLEKGMQGLSTPAIHGKMGLRASITGEIVMDEVFVPDDNLLPGTMGKYSGLKGPFMCLNSARYGIAWGAMGAAEFCWHAARQYTLDRKQFGRPLAANQLIQKKLADMQTEIALGLQGALRLGRLKDEGKDAPEMTSLLKRNNCGKALDIARLARDMHGGNGISDEFGVVRHMLNLEVVNTYEGTHDVHALILGRAQTGIAAFAN; translated from the coding sequence ATGAGCCGATTCAACTGGGAAGACCCGCTGCTGCTGGAAGATCAACTGAGCGACGAGGAGCGCATGGTGCGCGACGCCGCGCGTGCCTGGGCGCAGGCGAAGCTGGCGCCGCGCGTGCTGGAGGCCTTCCGCCACGAGCGGACCGACCCTTCGATCTTCCGCGAGATGGGCGAGCTCGGCCTGCTCGGCAGCACCATTTCCGGCTACGGCTGCCCCGGCGCCTCGTACGTCGTCTACGGCCTCGTCGCACGCGAGATCGAGCGCGTCGATTCGGGCTACCGCTCGATGATGAGCGTGCAGTCCTCGCTCGCCATGTACCCGATCGCCGCCTTCGGCTCGGAAGCGCAGAAGCAGCGCTGGCTGCCGGCGATGGCGAAGGGCGAGAAGATCGGATGCTTCGGCCTGACCGAGCCGGACCACGGCTCTGACCCCGGCTCGATGGCGTCGCGGGCGAAGCAGGTCGCCGGCGGCTGGTCGCTGTCCGGCAGCAAGATGTGGATCACCAATTCGCCGATCGCCGACGTGATGGTCGTCTGGGCCAAGGACGAGGCCGGCGACATCCGCGGCTTCCTGCTCGAAAAGGGCATGCAGGGGCTGTCCACTCCGGCGATCCACGGCAAGATGGGACTGCGCGCGTCGATCACCGGCGAGATCGTGATGGACGAGGTGTTCGTCCCCGACGACAACCTGCTGCCCGGCACCATGGGTAAATATTCGGGCCTGAAGGGCCCGTTCATGTGCCTCAACTCGGCGCGCTACGGCATCGCCTGGGGCGCCATGGGCGCCGCCGAGTTCTGCTGGCACGCGGCGCGCCAATATACGCTCGACCGCAAGCAGTTCGGCCGCCCGCTCGCCGCCAACCAGCTGATCCAGAAGAAGCTTGCCGACATGCAGACGGAGATCGCGCTCGGCCTGCAGGGCGCGCTGCGCCTGGGCCGGCTGAAGGACGAAGGCAAGGATGCCCCCGAGATGACCTCGCTGCTGAAGCGCAACAACTGCGGCAAGGCGCTCGACATCGCCCGCCTGGCGCGCGACATGCACGGCGGCAACGGCATCTCCGACGAGTTCGGCGTCGTCCGCCACATGCTCAACCTGGAAGTGGTGAACACCTACGAGGGCACGCACGACGTGCATGCCCTGATCCTCGGCCGCGCCCAGACGGGCATCGCCGCCTTCGCCAACTGA
- a CDS encoding GGDEF domain-containing protein: MPTLRPLATHWPTALTLAAGTAAARAGDATAAGSPPLLLGGLLAALAAGLGVALWRQNRRLQEAVAARDDALSRLEHMAQHDPLTGLPNRAMVSDRLSQAIYRADRRGSRVAVCVVELDGRRRFNDELGRDAGDALLAALGQRLSIRLRATDTVGRLDDDAFALVLEEIDGTDAARGIAGDVQRLIAEPLETGGRSCVLAATLGLALYPDHGRDTPSLLRKAEAAMHAAKRAGGSGIRIHDDD, from the coding sequence ATGCCTACCCTGCGCCCACTCGCAACGCACTGGCCGACCGCACTGACGCTTGCCGCCGGCACCGCCGCCGCGCGCGCCGGCGACGCTACCGCGGCGGGCTCGCCGCCGCTGTTGCTCGGCGGCCTTCTCGCGGCGCTGGCGGCCGGCCTCGGCGTCGCCCTGTGGCGGCAGAACCGCCGCCTGCAGGAAGCTGTCGCCGCCCGCGACGACGCCCTCTCCCGCCTCGAGCACATGGCCCAGCACGACCCGCTGACCGGGCTGCCGAACCGGGCGATGGTCAGCGACCGCCTGTCGCAGGCGATCTACCGCGCCGACCGCCGCGGCAGCCGCGTCGCCGTCTGCGTCGTCGAGCTCGACGGCCGCCGCCGGTTCAACGACGAACTCGGCCGCGACGCCGGCGACGCACTGCTCGCCGCGCTCGGCCAGCGCCTCAGCATCCGCCTGCGGGCGACCGACACCGTCGGCCGCCTGGACGACGACGCGTTCGCGCTGGTCCTCGAGGAAATCGATGGCACCGACGCCGCCCGCGGCATCGCCGGCGACGTGCAGCGGCTGATCGCCGAGCCGCTCGAAACCGGCGGCCGCAGCTGCGTGCTCGCCGCCACGCTCGGCCTCGCCCTCTACCCCGACCACGGCCGCGACACGCCGAGCCTCTTGCGCAAGGCGGAAGCGGCGATGCACGCGGCGAAACGGGCGGGCGGCAGCGGCATCCGCATCCACGACGACGATTGA
- a CDS encoding aldo/keto reductase, with amino-acid sequence MDYIDLGNSGLRVSRICLGTMTFGVQNSEAEGHAQLDRALAAGINFVDTAEMYAVPPSPESYGKTELIVGSWLKRQPRDRVVLATKATGPGRALSWIRGGPSGFDAANLRAALEGSLKRLQTDYVDLYQLHWPARNQPMFGQWQFDPAKEREATPIGETLQALAALVKEGKIRRVGVSNEHPWGVMQLVRLAEAHGLPRIVSIQNAYNLLNRVYDSGLAEVCHRENVGLLAYSPLAFGFLSGKYLDDPRAKGRVNDFAGFAQRYSKPNVAPAVAAYAALAREHGLSPAQLALAWCYRRWCVASTIIGATTMAQLEENLGAWALDLSPELLAAVDAIHLRYTNPAP; translated from the coding sequence ATGGACTATATCGATCTCGGCAATTCCGGCCTGCGGGTGTCCCGCATCTGCCTCGGCACGATGACCTTCGGCGTACAGAACAGCGAGGCCGAGGGCCACGCGCAGCTCGACCGGGCGCTCGCCGCCGGCATCAACTTCGTCGACACCGCCGAGATGTACGCGGTGCCGCCCTCTCCCGAGAGCTACGGCAAGACCGAGCTGATCGTCGGCAGCTGGCTGAAGCGGCAGCCGCGCGACCGGGTGGTGCTGGCGACCAAGGCGACCGGGCCGGGACGCGCGCTGTCATGGATCCGCGGCGGGCCGTCCGGCTTCGACGCGGCCAACCTGCGTGCGGCGCTGGAGGGCTCGCTGAAGCGACTGCAGACCGACTACGTCGACCTTTACCAGCTGCACTGGCCGGCGCGCAACCAGCCGATGTTCGGCCAGTGGCAGTTCGACCCGGCCAAGGAGCGTGAAGCGACGCCGATCGGCGAGACGCTGCAGGCGCTCGCGGCGCTGGTCAAGGAAGGCAAGATCCGCCGCGTCGGCGTCTCCAACGAGCACCCCTGGGGCGTCATGCAGCTTGTCCGCCTGGCCGAGGCGCACGGCCTGCCGCGCATCGTCTCGATCCAGAATGCCTACAACCTGCTCAACCGCGTCTACGACAGCGGCCTCGCCGAGGTCTGCCATCGCGAGAACGTCGGCCTGCTCGCCTATTCGCCGCTCGCCTTCGGCTTCCTCAGCGGCAAGTACCTCGACGACCCGCGGGCGAAGGGGCGGGTGAACGACTTCGCGGGCTTCGCGCAGCGCTATTCGAAGCCCAACGTGGCGCCGGCGGTCGCCGCCTACGCGGCGCTGGCGCGCGAACACGGCCTGTCGCCGGCGCAGCTGGCGCTGGCCTGGTGCTATCGCCGCTGGTGCGTGGCGAGCACGATCATCGGCGCGACGACGATGGCGCAGCTGGAGGAGAACCTCGGCGCCTGGGCGCTCGACCTGTCGCCGGAACTGCTGGCGGCGGTGGATGCGATCCACCTGCGCTACACCAACCCGGCACCGTGA
- a CDS encoding extracellular solute-binding protein has protein sequence MLQRHLPAALAGACLVLAQAASAQALTEVDFYHQLDSGRAAKLAQLVEQFNGQSKDYRIRLVQQSSDGAPAVLNLATPENVLDFAANKANFRPLHKVMAEAREKFDGKQFAPELRVRVADAKGNLVALPLAMSTPVLYYNKTAFRKAGLDPNVPPKTWWEVQNAAGKLFDAGLRCPYTSSWPAWVHIDNTTALNGGDISGPKGTLAFNGLVQVKHIALLASWHKSFYFKYFGRRDEADRHFAAGECGMLTSSSSVAATLRESPAFEVGVAPLPYYDDVYGAPQHALADGASLWIGEGKKPAEYKAAAKFVAYLVTPEMQVEVTKMGGYLPMTPVARAIANSKLLGDDLAGLKVAYAQLKQEGATHPLRVSQIEPVRIIVEEELEAVWAGRKPAKEALDTAVLRGNAVLPTALNMTNGGGCCLPPEAKPRRR, from the coding sequence ATGCTGCAACGCCATCTCCCCGCCGCCCTTGCCGGTGCCTGCCTCGTTCTCGCCCAGGCCGCCTCGGCGCAGGCGCTGACCGAGGTCGATTTCTACCATCAGCTGGACAGCGGGCGCGCCGCGAAGCTGGCGCAGCTGGTCGAGCAGTTCAACGGCCAGAGCAAGGACTACCGCATCCGCCTGGTGCAGCAGTCGAGCGACGGCGCGCCGGCGGTACTCAACCTGGCGACGCCGGAGAACGTGCTCGACTTCGCCGCCAACAAGGCCAATTTCCGGCCGCTGCACAAGGTGATGGCCGAGGCCAGGGAGAAGTTCGACGGCAAGCAGTTCGCGCCCGAGCTGCGCGTGCGCGTCGCCGACGCCAAGGGCAACCTGGTCGCGCTGCCGCTGGCGATGTCGACGCCGGTGCTGTACTACAACAAGACCGCGTTCAGGAAGGCCGGCCTCGACCCGAACGTGCCGCCGAAGACCTGGTGGGAAGTGCAGAACGCCGCCGGCAAGCTGTTCGACGCCGGCCTGCGTTGCCCCTACACCAGTTCCTGGCCGGCCTGGGTGCATATCGACAACACGACGGCGCTGAACGGTGGCGACATCTCCGGGCCGAAGGGCACGCTGGCCTTCAACGGCCTGGTCCAGGTCAAGCACATCGCGTTGCTGGCGAGCTGGCACAAGAGCTTCTACTTCAAGTATTTCGGCCGCCGCGACGAAGCCGACCGCCATTTCGCCGCCGGCGAGTGCGGCATGCTGACCTCCAGTTCGTCGGTCGCCGCGACGCTGCGCGAATCGCCGGCGTTCGAGGTCGGCGTCGCGCCGCTGCCCTACTACGACGACGTCTACGGCGCGCCGCAGCACGCGCTCGCCGATGGCGCCTCGCTGTGGATCGGCGAGGGCAAGAAGCCGGCCGAGTACAAGGCGGCGGCGAAGTTCGTCGCCTACCTGGTGACGCCGGAGATGCAGGTCGAGGTGACGAAGATGGGCGGCTACCTGCCGATGACGCCGGTGGCGCGCGCGATCGCCAACAGCAAGCTGCTCGGCGACGACCTCGCCGGCCTCAAGGTGGCCTACGCCCAGCTGAAGCAGGAAGGGGCGACGCATCCGCTGCGCGTGTCGCAGATCGAGCCGGTGCGCATCATCGTCGAGGAGGAGCTGGAGGCGGTCTGGGCCGGCCGGAAGCCGGCCAAGGAAGCGCTCGACACCGCCGTGCTGCGCGGCAACGCGGTGCTGCCGACGGCGCTGAACATGACCAACGGCGGCGGCTGCTGCCTGCCGCCGGAGGCGAAGCCGCGCCGGCGCTGA